In a single window of the Nicotiana tomentosiformis chromosome 8, ASM39032v3, whole genome shotgun sequence genome:
- the LOC138897557 gene encoding uncharacterized protein: MVDNHMQWHEKLPFALLGYRTTVRTSTEATPYLLVYGSKAVIPAEVEIPSLRIIQEAELSDTEWIRSRYEQLALIDGKRMKAVCHGQLYQNRMSRAFNKRVKP, from the coding sequence atggtagacaaccacatgcaatggcacgagaagttaccatttgccttattggggtaccgtACCACAGTTCGCACATCAACCGAggcaactccctatttgctggtctaCGGTAGCAAAGCTGTCATTCCTGCCGaggttgaaattccttctttaagaattatacaagaagctgaactcagtgatacagaatggataagaagccgctatgaacaattagctctcattgacgggaaaagaatgaaAGCAGTGTGCcatggtcaactctatcagaataggatgtccagagctttcaacaaaagggtcaaaccttgA